Proteins encoded by one window of Paenibacillus urinalis:
- the accC gene encoding acetyl-CoA carboxylase biotin carboxylase subunit: MKFQKILVANRGEIAVRIIRACREMGIATVAVYSEPDRDALHVRLADEAYCIGPTLSKDSYLNITNIMSVATLTECDAIHPGYGFLAENADFAEICESCNVAFIGPSADAITKMGDKAVAKQTMKDAGVPVIPGSDGLVESVEEAVMIARDIGYPVIIKATAGGGGKGIRIAEDEEDLVKQIVAAQQEAQKAFGNAGVYLEKFLTGMKHVEIQIIADKHGHAVHLGERDCSIQRRRQKLIEEAPCPVLDPETRTKMGDAAVRAALAVDYCGAGTLEFLLSPNGEFYFMEMNTRIQVEHPVTEMVTGIDLIKEMISVIEGSPLSFAQEDVVIDGWSIECRVNAEDPSRNFMPAPGKIDFYLAPGGPGVRVDSAAYQGYSIPPFYDSMIAKLIVWAPTRDEAIAKMKRALSEFAVEGIPTTIPFHQRLLDHPAFSKGDFDIKFLEENEI; the protein is encoded by the coding sequence ATGAAATTTCAAAAAATATTGGTAGCAAACCGCGGAGAAATCGCCGTTCGGATTATTAGAGCTTGCAGGGAAATGGGTATTGCAACGGTAGCTGTTTACTCAGAACCGGATCGTGACGCACTCCATGTCAGACTTGCAGATGAAGCTTATTGTATCGGACCGACTTTATCCAAGGACAGCTACCTTAACATAACTAATATTATGAGCGTAGCCACATTAACTGAATGTGACGCAATTCACCCTGGCTACGGTTTTTTGGCTGAGAATGCAGATTTTGCGGAGATTTGTGAATCCTGCAATGTTGCCTTTATCGGCCCTTCCGCTGATGCCATCACGAAGATGGGGGACAAAGCGGTAGCCAAACAAACGATGAAGGATGCGGGTGTTCCTGTCATTCCGGGCTCTGATGGTCTCGTGGAGAGTGTCGAAGAAGCAGTTATGATCGCCAGAGATATCGGTTATCCTGTAATTATTAAGGCGACTGCAGGCGGCGGAGGTAAAGGAATCCGAATTGCTGAAGACGAGGAAGATCTTGTGAAGCAGATCGTGGCAGCACAGCAGGAAGCCCAGAAGGCTTTTGGCAACGCTGGTGTCTATCTGGAGAAGTTTTTGACGGGAATGAAGCATGTTGAGATTCAGATCATTGCTGACAAGCATGGACATGCGGTTCATTTAGGGGAGAGAGATTGCTCAATCCAGCGCCGAAGACAGAAGCTTATTGAAGAAGCGCCTTGTCCAGTATTGGACCCAGAAACACGTACGAAGATGGGTGATGCCGCCGTACGTGCAGCACTTGCTGTCGATTACTGTGGAGCGGGTACACTGGAATTTCTCCTCAGCCCGAACGGTGAGTTCTACTTCATGGAGATGAATACACGTATTCAGGTTGAGCATCCGGTCACCGAGATGGTCACAGGGATTGACCTGATTAAGGAAATGATTTCAGTCATTGAAGGAAGCCCGCTCTCCTTTGCACAGGAGGATGTCGTCATTGACGGGTGGTCCATTGAATGCAGAGTCAATGCAGAGGATCCGAGCCGTAACTTCATGCCTGCACCGGGTAAGATTGATTTCTATCTTGCACCGGGTGGACCTGGTGTACGGGTAGACAGCGCAGCATATCAAGGCTACAGCATTCCGCCTTTCTATGATTCCATGATTGCCAAGCTGATCGTGTGGGCACCGACTCGTGATGAAGCGATCGCGAAGATGAAGCGCGCCTTGTCCGAATTTGCTGTAGAAGGGATCCCTACGACGATTCCTTTCCATCAAAGACTGCTTGATCATCCGGCCTTCTCCAAAGGTGACTTTGATATCAAATTCTTAGAGGAAAATGAAATTTAA
- the spoIIIAC gene encoding stage III sporulation protein AC, whose amino-acid sequence MNLEVNAIFQIAGIGIIIAMIHTVLKQMGKEDMAHWVTVIGFVVVLFMVVRMLDNLLQEIKSIFLFH is encoded by the coding sequence ATGAATTTAGAAGTAAATGCAATATTTCAGATCGCAGGCATCGGAATTATCATAGCGATGATCCATACGGTGCTCAAGCAAATGGGCAAAGAAGATATGGCACACTGGGTTACCGTAATCGGATTTGTTGTTGTGCTCTTCATGGTCGTTCGCATGCTCGACAATTTGCTTCAGGAGATCAAGTCTATATTCTTGTTCCATTAA
- the spoIIIAG gene encoding stage III sporulation protein AG, which translates to MGKFRDQLNKWLGSSEDGAAKRGQTFRWLIIVGLIGVAIVILSSFVNVKEIEPENVGREPPQETSVQSAFESSVNEATPFDTIERSFEDKMKGILEQIVGVGTVDIMVTIDSTEEIIVQRNMQDSQQNTEETDANGGERNITQYTRNGEIVTYNESGDEVPIITKKIKPQVRGVLVVAKGAENKVVKDLIVEAVEKGLNVPSYRISVVPRKQQ; encoded by the coding sequence ATGGGGAAATTCAGAGATCAGTTAAATAAATGGCTTGGATCAAGCGAGGATGGAGCTGCTAAGCGAGGACAAACGTTTCGCTGGCTAATCATTGTGGGGTTGATCGGCGTTGCCATCGTGATTCTTAGCTCCTTTGTTAACGTCAAAGAGATTGAACCAGAGAACGTAGGGCGAGAACCGCCGCAGGAGACCAGTGTACAGTCAGCCTTTGAGTCTTCCGTCAATGAGGCCACCCCTTTTGATACGATCGAAAGATCGTTTGAGGATAAAATGAAAGGAATTCTTGAGCAAATCGTTGGTGTAGGAACCGTGGATATTATGGTGACTATTGACTCTACCGAAGAGATCATCGTTCAGCGTAACATGCAGGACTCCCAGCAAAACACGGAGGAGACCGACGCGAACGGCGGTGAGCGAAACATTACCCAATATACACGCAACGGTGAGATTGTTACTTACAATGAATCCGGCGATGAGGTGCCGATCATTACGAAGAAGATCAAGCCTCAGGTTCGAGGGGTACTCGTTGTTGCCAAGGGAGCAGAGAACAAAGTGGTTAAGGACCTTATCGTTGAAGCGGTGGAGAAAGGTCTGAACGTTCCGTCGTACAGAATTTCAGTCGTACCCAGAAAACAGCAATAA
- the spoIIIAA gene encoding stage III sporulation protein AA, with the protein MKWLDLFPTPLKTILEYIPLQLLETLEEIRIREGRPMEINTNGEHYFVTKQGSPSKKPSEAYKPSRDDTYRFLDLISNHSLYTLEEELRKGFITVPGGHRIGLAGRTVLKGGKVEHLRDISGYNIRIAKEIRGAADRLMPHLLDPQTSRIKHTLILSPPQQGKTTLLRDMSRQISMGSNERKSFKVGIVDERSEIAGSYKGVPTFDVGPRTDVMDACPKAEGMMMLIRSMSPEVLIVDEIGREEDAEAIKEALGAGISVIASAHGRDLSELKRRPALHELMSEDYFQLIVILDRTGKRFQYKISDMRHKSLHPQGMHQQGMTTGGTYA; encoded by the coding sequence ATGAAATGGCTGGACCTGTTCCCGACTCCATTAAAAACAATATTGGAATATATTCCCCTGCAGCTGCTAGAAACGCTTGAAGAAATAAGAATTCGGGAAGGCAGACCGATGGAGATCAATACCAATGGTGAACATTATTTCGTTACAAAACAAGGTAGCCCGTCTAAAAAGCCAAGTGAAGCGTACAAGCCTTCAAGAGATGACACCTATCGTTTTCTGGATCTAATCAGCAATCATTCCCTTTATACATTGGAAGAAGAATTGAGAAAAGGCTTCATTACAGTTCCAGGCGGACACCGAATTGGACTAGCTGGAAGAACCGTTTTAAAGGGCGGAAAGGTTGAGCACCTGAGAGATATCAGCGGGTACAACATTCGAATTGCGAAGGAAATCAGAGGAGCAGCGGACAGGCTGATGCCACACCTTCTGGACCCTCAGACCTCACGAATCAAGCATACTCTCATCCTATCTCCTCCGCAGCAGGGAAAGACAACACTTCTCCGGGATATGTCAAGACAGATCAGTATGGGAAGCAATGAACGAAAGAGCTTTAAGGTCGGCATTGTGGACGAGCGCTCAGAAATAGCAGGCAGCTATAAAGGGGTCCCGACTTTTGATGTTGGTCCGAGAACCGATGTCATGGATGCTTGTCCGAAGGCCGAAGGAATGATGATGCTGATTCGCTCTATGTCACCGGAAGTACTTATTGTAGATGAGATCGGACGGGAGGAAGACGCAGAGGCGATTAAGGAAGCGCTGGGTGCAGGGATATCCGTCATCGCTTCAGCCCATGGAAGAGATCTATCCGAGCTTAAACGCAGACCTGCGCTGCATGAGCTGATGAGTGAAGATTATTTTCAATTAATCGTTATTCTGGATCGAACAGGAAAAAGGTTTCAGTACAAAATCTCCGATATGAGGCACAAGAGTTTGCATCCTCAAGGCATGCATCAGCAAGGAATGACCACAGGAGGCACTTATGCTTAA
- a CDS encoding Asp23/Gls24 family envelope stress response protein yields the protein MSTVPTEFERTDIGEIQIAPEVIEVIAGLATLEVGGVAGMSGGFAGGFAELLGRKNPSKGVKVEVGQREAAVDVSVIIEYGHRIPEVASAIQQNVKRSIENMTGLTVVEVNVQIHDVQFKNQEKLDDQPEISPQRVK from the coding sequence ATGAGCACAGTGCCGACTGAATTTGAGAGAACGGATATTGGCGAGATCCAAATTGCGCCGGAAGTTATTGAAGTCATTGCTGGACTTGCAACCCTTGAGGTTGGCGGCGTGGCAGGCATGAGCGGCGGATTTGCAGGCGGATTTGCGGAATTGCTAGGACGTAAGAACCCCTCAAAGGGCGTCAAAGTTGAAGTAGGCCAGCGCGAGGCTGCTGTTGATGTTTCTGTAATTATTGAATATGGACATCGTATTCCGGAAGTCGCTTCCGCAATTCAGCAGAATGTTAAGCGCTCGATTGAGAATATGACGGGACTTACGGTCGTCGAAGTAAACGTTCAGATTCACGATGTTCAATTCAAGAATCAAGAGAAGCTTGAC
- a CDS encoding SpoIIIAH-like family protein, producing MKNKRQTIWLVSMLSLMVVLSAYYLFTDDSGSSNQTAESGQMSNAEEASAQNTLEGLVLNEVVTEEPATGEQTDETGAPVNTSEEPAATGEQTDAAAPSTEGTGTETEAATEEAKTDEDVLNQLEAQDDPNSAITVFENYQWERSSENSKLSNDLMAAASDATKTPEENAKALEQLRILEEKNEKILGIEEQLSQQYANAIVQEEENEYKVVVISEKLEAIDAVNIVDLVISELDVTQDKVRVQYVKE from the coding sequence ATGAAAAACAAAAGACAAACGATATGGCTCGTATCGATGCTGAGTCTGATGGTTGTTCTATCCGCTTATTATCTATTCACGGATGATTCAGGATCGTCCAATCAGACTGCAGAGTCAGGGCAGATGAGTAATGCCGAAGAAGCTTCTGCTCAAAACACACTGGAAGGGCTTGTCTTGAACGAAGTTGTAACTGAGGAACCAGCAACAGGTGAGCAAACAGACGAAACAGGAGCACCGGTTAACACTTCGGAAGAACCAGCAGCAACCGGGGAACAAACGGATGCGGCAGCACCAAGCACTGAAGGCACAGGTACAGAGACAGAGGCAGCAACGGAAGAAGCAAAGACAGATGAAGATGTACTGAACCAGCTGGAAGCTCAGGATGACCCTAATTCAGCAATCACGGTCTTCGAGAATTACCAATGGGAACGTTCTTCAGAGAATAGCAAGCTCTCAAATGATTTGATGGCTGCAGCATCCGACGCGACAAAAACACCGGAAGAAAATGCAAAGGCTTTGGAACAATTGCGTATATTAGAGGAAAAAAATGAGAAAATACTAGGTATTGAGGAACAGCTCTCCCAGCAGTATGCAAACGCTATTGTTCAAGAGGAAGAGAATGAGTACAAAGTGGTTGTGATCAGCGAGAAGCTGGAGGCGATCGACGCGGTAAACATTGTTGATCTGGTTATCAGCGAGCTGGATGTAACGCAGGACAAAGTCCGGGTTCAATATGTCAAAGAATAA
- a CDS encoding 2-phosphosulfolactate phosphatase — MRIDVVASVSEVRSEDLVHRNAVVIDVFRTSSTIVTALAHGAACVIPVETVPQAKQLQYEDMILGGERFCKKITGFDAGNSPLEYTKELIQGKNVILTTTSGTRALIKASKALTVFSASFLNARACAEILVHLDRDVVLLCAGSQDRFALEDGLCAGMLIDDLKHMTQQQVRSNDLGITVHQAYLHNKDQLKKIVYEGNEAKRLIKQGHALDVDYCLEMNSSSIVPVLESNQVIRPWTTKKDLHN, encoded by the coding sequence TTGCGTATAGATGTCGTTGCGAGTGTCAGTGAGGTAAGATCTGAAGATCTGGTACACCGAAACGCTGTCGTTATTGATGTATTTCGAACTTCCAGCACCATCGTTACGGCGCTCGCCCACGGGGCAGCCTGTGTCATTCCGGTTGAAACGGTTCCTCAGGCTAAGCAGCTTCAATATGAGGATATGATTCTTGGAGGAGAACGATTCTGCAAAAAAATAACAGGCTTTGATGCGGGTAACTCACCTTTGGAATATACGAAAGAACTGATTCAAGGAAAAAATGTGATCTTAACGACGACAAGTGGAACAAGAGCGCTCATAAAGGCTTCTAAAGCTCTAACCGTCTTCTCTGCATCCTTTCTCAATGCGAGAGCATGCGCGGAGATCCTGGTTCATCTTGATCGAGATGTTGTTCTCTTATGTGCGGGAAGCCAGGATCGATTTGCCCTTGAGGATGGATTATGTGCCGGAATGCTCATCGATGATCTAAAACATATGACCCAGCAGCAGGTGCGTTCCAACGATCTCGGTATAACCGTTCATCAGGCGTACCTTCACAACAAGGATCAGCTGAAGAAAATAGTGTATGAAGGAAACGAGGCCAAACGTCTTATCAAGCAAGGCCACGCCCTGGATGTGGACTACTGTTTAGAGATGAATAGCAGCTCCATTGTGCCTGTACTTGAGAGTAACCAGGTGATCCGGCCTTGGACAACAAAAAAAGATCTGCACAATTAA
- the spoIIIAF gene encoding stage III sporulation protein AF: protein MEWLSGWLRELILVVLLATFVDMLLPNKSMERYVKLVLSLLILLTLISPIINLINQDSNERLSAALTDWGGGSTEEQDMTLSEIMDKSRELTQQHEMSAMDWAANEVADQMKAQIEQESQLPVKSVTVQLGALERSGKKSGETGITSVEVAIADTYSAQQEEQRPPEETDDELGPIYIQPVEPSDIHVNASETMNAEDDQGTTTDDEAVSAMTMTEISLIEELLKQEWEVNPERVRILIPSTDNNY from the coding sequence ATGGAATGGCTCAGCGGCTGGCTCAGGGAATTAATACTGGTGGTGCTTCTCGCCACATTCGTGGATATGCTTCTACCGAACAAATCCATGGAACGATATGTCAAATTAGTGCTGAGTCTGCTTATTCTGCTTACTCTGATTTCACCGATCATCAATTTAATTAACCAGGATTCGAATGAAAGATTAAGTGCCGCCTTAACGGATTGGGGCGGAGGCTCTACAGAGGAGCAGGACATGACACTATCTGAAATTATGGACAAAAGCAGAGAGCTCACACAGCAGCATGAAATGAGTGCCATGGACTGGGCAGCCAATGAGGTTGCGGATCAGATGAAGGCACAGATTGAGCAGGAATCACAGCTGCCCGTAAAGTCGGTTACTGTGCAGCTCGGAGCTCTTGAGAGGTCGGGAAAGAAATCAGGGGAGACCGGGATTACAAGTGTGGAGGTCGCTATTGCTGACACCTATTCAGCGCAACAGGAAGAGCAGCGTCCTCCTGAAGAGACGGATGATGAGCTTGGACCGATCTATATTCAGCCGGTGGAACCAAGTGATATTCATGTGAATGCATCTGAGACGATGAATGCAGAGGATGATCAAGGAACCACCACAGATGACGAAGCCGTTTCAGCCATGACAATGACAGAGATCAGTCTGATTGAAGAGCTGCTTAAACAGGAATGGGAAGTGAATCCTGAGCGGGTTCGGATTCTTATTCCTTCTACAGATAACAATTATTGA
- the spoIIIAD gene encoding stage III sporulation protein AD, giving the protein MEIIQIVGLGLIATILILIVKEQKPMFAFLIATTAGILIFLFVIGKIGSVISVLERMAESSGMDEVHLKTILKIIGIAYIAEFGAQIVRDAGQESIASKIELAGKVLILVLAIPIISIIIETVMKLLPV; this is encoded by the coding sequence ATGGAAATTATACAAATCGTAGGACTTGGACTAATCGCAACCATCCTGATCTTGATTGTGAAAGAGCAAAAGCCCATGTTTGCGTTTCTGATTGCAACCACAGCTGGGATACTCATTTTTCTGTTCGTTATTGGCAAGATTGGCAGTGTTATTAGCGTACTGGAACGAATGGCGGAATCCTCAGGAATGGATGAAGTACATCTTAAGACCATTCTCAAGATCATTGGCATTGCTTATATCGCAGAATTTGGAGCACAAATTGTAAGAGATGCAGGTCAAGAAAGTATTGCTTCAAAAATCGAGCTTGCCGGCAAAGTGTTGATTCTGGTACTGGCCATACCGATTATCAGCATTATTATCGAAACGGTAATGAAGCTGCTGCCGGTATGA
- the spoIIIAE gene encoding stage III sporulation protein AE, with protein MGTNVFASSPVTDWAGEQLEQLPTEQVERYWQSLINDYGGFFPEGQLPSFMDMLLPGGEGLSLKNIFSAIGRFLLHEILFNGKLLVTIIMLNIMSMILETLQTAFEKSTISKVAYAICYMVIVVISINSFNVAIGYAKGAIDQMIDFMLAMIPLLFALLASMGNIITVSVTHPLIVFMIHTISMVIYKIVFPLLFFSAVLHLVSSLTDKFKLTQLANLLRIIGVGLLGVVLTIFLGVISVQGATSSVADGVTIRAAKYVSGNFVPVVGKVLADATDTVISASLLVKNSIGLAGVIIILFICAFPALKILTLALIYNVAAAIMQPLGNTPIVGCLQAIGKSLIYVFAALAAVSLMFFLAITIMLTAGNMTVMLR; from the coding sequence TTGGGTACGAATGTATTCGCCAGCTCACCCGTTACAGACTGGGCTGGAGAACAATTGGAGCAGTTGCCCACAGAGCAGGTCGAGAGGTATTGGCAGTCTCTCATTAATGATTATGGCGGTTTTTTTCCTGAAGGACAGCTGCCCTCCTTCATGGACATGCTCCTTCCCGGCGGTGAAGGACTCAGCCTGAAAAATATATTCAGCGCGATCGGCAGATTTCTGCTCCATGAAATCCTGTTTAACGGAAAGCTGCTGGTCACTATTATCATGCTGAACATTATGAGCATGATTCTAGAAACGCTACAGACGGCTTTTGAGAAGAGCACGATCAGTAAGGTGGCCTATGCAATCTGTTACATGGTCATCGTCGTCATTTCGATCAACAGCTTTAACGTGGCTATCGGCTATGCAAAGGGTGCCATCGACCAGATGATTGATTTCATGCTTGCGATGATTCCGCTGCTGTTTGCGCTTCTGGCATCTATGGGAAATATCATTACCGTATCGGTTACTCATCCACTGATCGTGTTCATGATTCACACCATCAGTATGGTGATCTATAAGATTGTATTTCCGCTGCTGTTCTTCTCGGCAGTATTGCACCTGGTCAGCTCATTAACTGACAAATTTAAGCTTACTCAGCTTGCGAATCTGCTGCGAATAATCGGCGTGGGGCTGCTCGGTGTGGTCCTGACGATCTTCCTCGGTGTCATATCCGTGCAGGGGGCTACCAGCTCCGTAGCAGATGGCGTGACCATCAGAGCTGCTAAATATGTATCCGGTAATTTCGTTCCTGTTGTGGGGAAGGTGCTCGCCGATGCAACAGATACGGTCATTTCCGCTTCGCTGCTCGTGAAGAACTCGATTGGACTCGCGGGAGTGATCATCATCTTGTTCATCTGCGCATTTCCTGCATTGAAGATACTGACACTGGCACTGATCTATAACGTCGCAGCAGCGATCATGCAGCCACTTGGCAATACACCTATTGTTGGATGCCTCCAAGCGATAGGAAAAAGCTTAATCTATGTATTCGCTGCCCTTGCGGCAGTGAGTCTCATGTTCTTTCTAGCCATCACGATTATGCTGACTGCAGGAAATATGACGGTGATGTTGAGGTGA
- the spoIIIAB gene encoding stage III sporulation protein SpoIIIAB, protein MLKLIGSVLILLSGTLAGFYQANQFASRPKQIRELTLMLQRLLTEINYSYRPLAEALSQIGKQASEPLGRLFISAADHMNSSQGLSAQESFQHAMNRYWSQTAMKQPEKEAIRQLSFSLGTSDREEQNKHITLAIQQLNHEEASARNDQIKYEKMSRSLGLLVGALIVILIL, encoded by the coding sequence ATGCTTAAGCTGATTGGTTCCGTCCTTATTTTATTGTCAGGGACGCTTGCTGGTTTTTATCAGGCGAATCAATTTGCCTCACGACCGAAGCAGATCAGGGAGCTTACATTGATGCTGCAGCGACTTTTAACAGAGATCAATTACAGCTACAGACCTCTTGCCGAAGCCTTGAGTCAAATTGGTAAACAGGCAAGTGAACCGCTTGGGCGTTTGTTTATCTCGGCTGCGGATCATATGAATTCTTCACAGGGCCTGTCGGCTCAAGAGAGCTTTCAGCATGCGATGAATCGCTATTGGAGCCAAACAGCGATGAAGCAGCCGGAAAAAGAAGCGATTCGCCAACTCAGCTTCAGCCTGGGAACGAGTGACCGGGAAGAGCAGAACAAGCATATCACCCTTGCCATTCAGCAGCTGAATCATGAGGAAGCTTCGGCCCGGAACGATCAAATAAAGTATGAGAAGATGAGCCGCAGTCTTGGACTTCTGGTCGGGGCGCTGATCGTCATCCTGATCTTATAG
- the accB gene encoding acetyl-CoA carboxylase biotin carboxyl carrier protein yields the protein MFKLNEIKELIKVIDESSVQELEIENEGSRLTIRKPGKTEIVQAAAAVSAYPVTSQVQPVPQAIETPAAAPVQEQATANSNLHKIVSPMVGTFYSAPSPEAGVFVNVGSKVTEKSTVCIVEAMKLMNEIEADVKGEIVEILVQNGQLVEYGQPLFLVKPE from the coding sequence ATGTTTAAATTAAATGAAATCAAAGAATTAATTAAGGTTATTGACGAGTCTTCCGTACAGGAGCTTGAAATTGAGAATGAAGGGTCCAGACTGACCATTCGTAAACCAGGCAAGACTGAAATTGTCCAAGCAGCGGCTGCGGTCAGTGCTTATCCAGTAACAAGCCAGGTTCAGCCTGTACCACAAGCAATCGAAACACCGGCTGCTGCGCCCGTACAGGAACAAGCGACTGCAAACAGCAATTTACATAAAATTGTGTCTCCGATGGTCGGTACGTTCTACTCTGCACCTTCCCCTGAAGCTGGCGTTTTTGTCAATGTTGGCAGCAAGGTTACAGAGAAGTCAACCGTTTGTATTGTAGAAGCGATGAAGCTGATGAATGAAATTGAAGCTGACGTGAAAGGCGAGATTGTAGAAATTCTTGTACAGAATGGACAGCTCGTTGAGTATGGTCAGCCTTTGTTCTTGGTCAAACCGGAGTAA